A window of Hymenobacter aerilatus contains these coding sequences:
- a CDS encoding PLP-dependent cysteine synthase family protein, which produces MISPSPAEPACLLSDELREKFAHLWHLVGNTPMLALHYRYRGQTGQIFVKCEHYNLTGSLKDRMALYILQQAYIQGKIRPGDTIVEATSGNTGIAFAAIGKALGHPVRILMPNWLSRERVDIIRSLGAEVTLVSKEQGGFLGSIRLAEEMAAADHTVFLTRQFENQYNCEAHARTTGPEIAAQLASIGRQPTAFVAGVGTGGTVMGVGHYLRRQFPAVRIHPLEPAESPTLTTGYKVGAHRIQGISDEFIPAIVRLDQLDAVVQASDGDAILLAQKLAQQLGLAVGISSGANVSGAIRLAAELGPDATVVTLLCDSNKKYLSTDLLREEPVRASYLAPEVEFVNYRPISRLTAPYVHAE; this is translated from the coding sequence ATGATTTCACCCTCTCCCGCCGAGCCTGCCTGTTTGTTGTCTGACGAGCTGCGCGAAAAGTTTGCCCACCTCTGGCATTTAGTCGGCAATACGCCCATGCTGGCGCTGCACTACCGTTACCGGGGTCAGACGGGGCAGATTTTCGTGAAGTGCGAGCACTATAACCTGACGGGCAGCCTCAAGGACCGCATGGCGCTGTATATCCTGCAACAGGCTTATATCCAAGGCAAAATACGGCCCGGCGACACCATTGTGGAGGCCACTTCCGGCAACACTGGTATTGCGTTTGCCGCCATCGGGAAAGCTCTGGGGCATCCCGTTCGTATTCTGATGCCTAACTGGCTAAGTCGGGAGCGGGTAGATATTATCCGTAGTCTAGGGGCCGAGGTAACGCTGGTAAGCAAGGAGCAGGGAGGCTTTCTGGGTAGCATTCGACTGGCCGAAGAAATGGCTGCTGCCGACCACACCGTGTTCCTTACCCGTCAGTTCGAAAACCAGTACAACTGCGAAGCTCACGCCCGCACCACCGGCCCCGAAATTGCGGCGCAACTGGCCAGCATCGGTCGGCAGCCTACGGCGTTTGTGGCAGGTGTAGGCACGGGTGGCACCGTAATGGGGGTAGGGCATTACTTACGGCGGCAGTTTCCTGCGGTGCGCATTCATCCATTGGAGCCGGCCGAGTCGCCTACCCTCACCACGGGCTACAAAGTAGGAGCCCACCGCATCCAGGGCATCAGCGACGAATTCATTCCCGCCATTGTTCGGCTCGATCAGCTCGACGCTGTGGTGCAGGCCTCCGACGGCGACGCTATTCTACTGGCCCAAAAGCTGGCCCAGCAACTCGGGCTGGCCGTGGGCATCTCATCGGGTGCCAACGTGAGTGGAGCCATCCGCTTGGCCGCTGAGCTGGGTCCAGACGCTACGGTGGTTACTCTACTCTGCGACAGCAACAAGAAGTACCTGAGCACCGATCTGCTGCGCGAAGAACCCGTGCGCGCCAGCTATTTAGCGCCGGAAGTTGAGTTCGTGAACTACCGCCCCATCAGCCGCCTAACGGCGCCTTACGTGCACGCCGAGTAG
- a CDS encoding BPTI/Kunitz domain-containing protein yields MKKTLLLLSATALLSSATCSQKDTDPEPKPEVVIEPTPLCLLVPDAGICNAAFVRYYFDQREKKCKPFTWGGCGGIVPFNTLEECKACGCK; encoded by the coding sequence ATGAAAAAGACTCTACTACTACTCTCTGCCACAGCCCTACTATCCTCTGCTACCTGCAGCCAAAAGGATACGGATCCAGAACCCAAACCCGAAGTGGTTATTGAACCTACTCCTCTCTGTCTACTCGTGCCAGATGCGGGCATTTGCAACGCCGCTTTCGTGCGCTACTATTTCGACCAGCGGGAGAAAAAGTGTAAGCCATTCACGTGGGGTGGCTGCGGTGGGATAGTCCCCTTCAATACGCTAGAAGAGTGCAAGGCTTGCGGTTGCAAGTAG
- a CDS encoding YihY/virulence factor BrkB family protein, with the protein MRLPVRRYHLSDIRQRRSYRRLMVWLKRLRFAGGRASVYDVMDRMIQESRMDSITKRASYMAFNLTIAIFPTIIFLFTLIPYIPVPNLNVDILQFIGDLMPREMYAATASTINDIVTIQHGGLLSFGFATALVLSSNGIMALLDAFEKKYPSFKRRTYVRKRVIATLLTVVLSVLLLVAITSIFFGTYIIDWLVFNEIVSETFTGQLITIVKYGSVTGLSLMITCLIYYYVPPVHNKWPFVSAGAVVATVLIFLVSFLFILYVKIFDSYNHFYGSIGTLIGLMVWLDFVCMTLILGFEVNVSIDAVTGRLRNGKEATAPRRLHLPGRTSKVAVSS; encoded by the coding sequence ATGCGTCTACCCGTCCGTCGATACCACCTCTCCGACATCCGTCAGCGCCGCAGCTACCGCCGCCTGATGGTGTGGCTGAAGCGCCTGCGCTTCGCGGGGGGTAGGGCGTCGGTGTACGACGTGATGGACCGCATGATTCAGGAGTCGAGGATGGATAGCATCACCAAGCGCGCCAGTTACATGGCGTTCAACCTGACCATTGCCATCTTCCCCACCATCATCTTCCTGTTCACGCTGATACCGTACATTCCGGTGCCCAACCTGAACGTGGACATTCTGCAGTTCATCGGCGACCTGATGCCCAGGGAGATGTACGCCGCTACCGCTAGCACCATCAACGACATCGTGACGATTCAGCATGGGGGCTTGCTGTCGTTTGGTTTTGCCACGGCGCTGGTGCTCAGCTCCAACGGCATTATGGCCCTGCTCGACGCGTTCGAGAAAAAATATCCGTCGTTTAAGCGACGTACCTACGTGCGCAAACGTGTGATTGCCACCTTGCTGACGGTGGTGCTGTCGGTGCTGCTACTGGTGGCCATCACAAGTATCTTCTTCGGTACCTACATCATCGATTGGTTGGTTTTCAACGAGATAGTATCCGAAACCTTTACTGGGCAGCTAATTACCATTGTGAAGTACGGCTCCGTTACGGGTCTTTCGCTGATGATTACCTGCCTAATTTACTACTATGTGCCACCTGTGCACAACAAGTGGCCGTTTGTGTCGGCGGGGGCGGTGGTGGCCACGGTGCTGATCTTTCTCGTGTCGTTTCTGTTCATTCTCTACGTCAAGATTTTCGATAGCTACAACCATTTCTACGGCTCCATTGGCACGCTCATCGGCCTCATGGTGTGGCTGGATTTTGTGTGCATGACCCTAATTCTGGGCTTTGAGGTGAACGTGAGCATCGACGCTGTAACGGGTCGCTTGCGCAATGGCAAAGAAGCCACCGCGCCCCGCCGCCTGCACCTACCCGGCCGGACCAGCAAAGTGGCGGTATCGAGCTAA
- a CDS encoding acyl-CoA thioesterase, translating into MYSHDTYIRVRYAETDQMGYVYHGNYAAYFEVARTEAFRQLGISYKTMEAEGVGMPVGELRTRFRRPARYDDLLTVRMLLRQPAEGTRILFEYEIYNEAQELLTEGHTLMVFVNMSTGRPVPIPAAIQQKLLPYFTDDETAGPLTPPKAPASEAPAPAAFLKKE; encoded by the coding sequence ATGTACTCTCACGATACCTACATTCGCGTGCGCTACGCCGAGACGGACCAAATGGGGTACGTCTACCACGGCAACTATGCGGCCTATTTTGAGGTGGCGCGCACCGAGGCATTCCGGCAGCTAGGCATTAGCTACAAGACCATGGAGGCTGAGGGGGTAGGGATGCCCGTGGGCGAGCTACGCACCCGCTTCCGCCGTCCCGCCCGCTACGACGACCTGCTAACCGTACGCATGCTGCTGCGCCAGCCCGCCGAGGGTACGCGCATTCTGTTTGAGTACGAAATCTACAACGAGGCGCAAGAGCTGCTTACCGAAGGCCATACGCTCATGGTGTTCGTGAATATGAGCACCGGCCGACCCGTGCCCATCCCGGCGGCTATTCAGCAAAAACTGCTGCCCTACTTCACCGACGACGAAACGGCCGGTCCCCTCACACCACCCAAAGCACCTGCCTCGGAGGCACCTGCCCCAGCCGCTTTCCTGAAAAAAGAGTAG